The Ciona intestinalis chromosome 11, KH, whole genome shotgun sequence genome has a segment encoding these proteins:
- the LOC113474714 gene encoding uncharacterized protein LOC113474714: MAIGRNKDMVEILSSRPERSTKVTDPLFLVFLFVCVGGMACIACYSFLYGSPFRYVYGADSWGNVCGRKGNVQVMGVQHSGMDMSENKLLLALRVDSDPEAPQHEAFLCVKRCPTAMQSCSEMLISNGYQHLNQSLVRMRICESPSAKMAAFEDAGNRCVVSKGNLAVSSTEENTLSLGHHPTVPSHDFATFGIDLSSFVGVGEVTGVSAASGITGVGEVSGVGGVSGRVRGASGVSGIGEASRITGVSEVSEVSRVSGVSGASGFSGASGVGGASGVNGASRVSGASRVSGASGVSGASGVSGASGGNGVSGVSGASGFSGASGVSGASGVSGASGVNGASRVSGASGVSGASGGNGVSGVSGASGFSGASGVSGASGVSGASGVNGASRVSGVSGVSGVSGVSGTSGVSGASGVNGASRISEASGVTGVSGVSGASGVSGASGVGGASGVGGASGVGGASGVSGAGGVSGASGVSGASGVTGIVNPHREKRAVFPSRNGVLDKMSYGLNKCTDVVVRYSMNNWKILLYSCGVATLVCFVLILLLQTFPRAAIILTLANFVLVSAACTAFLIYRTILAWPTHTVVIMGTIADPVITDDTSAAKDQHVGYVTLIPLHIRLLIGSIVCGLFSLTLLSILIWSRKTISFLIDLNIEVSELLQEILTIYTQPLVTLLFQLGIFFYFVAVSLYLLTIYTPRPDADGMVLYVPEPVLQTVGLLILHLILTWWFLSFVDGCNQCIVSGALSWYIFYYATASDCSLCFPTVKPFVHTLRSSLGSITLGSIIEPITRLPRLVLSSLSSVAKPAQVRPAGLTLEYLSQLSYIRIGMYGEKFLQSGKVGFTVLHSIAPQLIPLLRKNRFCLYLGKVAAGILTAVGAISLMYFYLEVQITENYGEVVTLIVPACVLAYTVTSCFFNFYNTAAETMFMSYCHDRQINDNFLRQHYISDRFEKFIQKHERYFAKNDDDKNNENNERLFVPVHNIETTSVHDIETTVLDIETPKKLKRPRAAKGKRTKNDGTKSVSPTVPYTMDDLSLDEVSIPTIDSFDFLLDQVKFEREMSPLRMRLDMTPADEDPSRPVTPLPPINKPKQPYEPVLVPGQILEEPSPPSKPRFKKLTKKSTDSRATPTASLERPVAPQDLMKYLPRSPLYDSPPRPKTGYPRARPAVQSVDEILHYRDNHSSSSNESEMNCSTRFIDTRTVTPGMYKNRRKNLDHHVEFVSMERYSSDDDTIDPFKKPIHDDFAAYHSGGQRIVELPGFNAPPSTPRGPTASFEHTILRNPFER, translated from the exons ATGGCTATCGGAAGAAACAAAGACATGGTGGAAATCCTGTCTTCCCGTCCCGAAAGGTCGACGAAGGTGACTGATCCACTGTTTCTCGTTTTTCTCTTTGTCTGCGTTGGAGGTATGGCCTGTATTGCCTGTTATAGCTTTCTATATGGAAGCCCGTTTCGATATGTCTATGGTGCTGACTCCTGGGGTAACGTCTGTGGGCGTAAAGGTAACGTCCAAGTTATGGGAGTACAGCATTCTGGTATGGACATGTCCGAAAATAAGTTGCTGCTTGCTCTCCGGGTCGACTCCGACCCGGAAGCCCCGCAGCATGAGGCATTTCTTTGTGTGAAGAGATGTCCGACTGCGATGCAAAGTTGCAGTGAGATGCTGATATCCAATGGATATCAACATCTAAACCAGTCTCTGGTTCGCATGCGAATTTGCGAATCGCCGTCAGCGAAGATGGCTGCGTTTGAAGACGCAGGCAATAGATGTGTGGTTTCGAAAGGAAACTTGGCAGTATCTTCGACTGAAGAAAACACCCTTTCCCTTGGTCACCACCCCACCGTCCCCTCTCATGACTTTGCCACCTTTGGAATTGACCTTAGTTCTTTCGTCGGAGTTGGCGAAGTTACCGGAGTAAGTGCAGCTAGCGGAATTACCGGAGTAGGTGAAGTTAGTGGAGTCGGTGGAGTCAGTGGACGAGTTAGAGGAGCTAGCGGAGTCAGTGGAATTGGTGAAGCTAGCAGAATTACCGGAGTTAGTGAAGTCAGTGAAGTTAGTAGAGTTAGCGGAGTTAGTGGAGCTAGCGGATTTAGTGGAGCTAGCGGAGTTGGTGGAGCTAGCGGAGTTAATGGAGCTAGCAGAGTCAGTGGAGCTAGCAGAGTCAGTGGAGCTAGCGGAGTTAGTGGAGCTAGCGGAGTCAGTGGAGCTAGCGGAGGTAATGGAGTTAGCGGGGTCAGTGGAGCTAGCGGATTTAGTGGAGCTAGCGGAGTCAGTGGAGCTAGCGGAGTCAGTGGAGCTAGCGGAGTTAATGGAGCTAGCAGAGTCAGTGGAGCTAGCGGAGTTAGTGGAGCTAGCGGAGGTAATGGAGTTAGCGGGGTCAGTGGAGCTAGCGGATTTAGTGGAGCTAGCGGAGTCAGTGGAGCTAGCGGAGTCAGTGGAGCTAGCGGAGTTAATGGAGCTAGCAGAGTCAGTGGAGTTAGCGGAGTTAGTGGAGTTAGCGGAGTCAGTGGAACTAGCGGAGTCAGTGGAGCTAGCGGAGTCAATGGAGCTAGCAGAATCAGTGAAGCTAGCGGAGTCACTGGAGTTAGCGGAGTCAGTGGAGCTAGCGGAGTCAGTGGAGCTAGCGGAGTCGGTGGAGCTAGCGGAGTTGGTGGAGCTAGCGGAGTTGGTGGAGCTAGCGGAGTTAGTGGAGCTGGCGGAGTTAGTGGAGCTAGTGGAGTCAGTGGAGCTAGCGGAGTTACCGGAATTGTGAATCCGCACAGAGAGAAGAGAGCTGTTTTCCCTAGCCGAAACGGCGTCTTGGACAAAATGTCGTATGGTTTGAACAAGTGCACGGATGTAGTCGTACGCTACTCGATGAATAATTGGAAAATCCTGTTATATTCTTGTGGGGTGGCAACGCTCGTATGTTTTGTCCTCATCCTACTTCTTCAGACCTTTCCTAGAGCCGCGATTATCCTGACATTGGCCAACTTTGTATTGGTTAGTGCCGCATGCACCGCTTTTTTGATATACCGCACCATTTTGGCTTGGCCGACACATACAGTTGTGATTATGGGAACCATTGCCGACCCTGTAATCACAGATGACACCTCAGCTGCAAAAGACCAACATGTTGGTTATGTTACGTTGATCCCGCTGCACATCCGTCTACTGATCGGAAGTATAGTTTGTGGCTTGTTTTCATTAACCTTGTTGTCAATTTTGATCTGGAGCAGGAAAACAATTTCTTTCCTCATTGATTTAAACATTGAAGTATCGGAGTTGCTGCAGGAGATTCTCACCATATATACCCAGCCATTAGTAACCCTTTTATTTCAGTTGGGTATTTTCTTCTATTTCGTGGCTGTCTCTTTATATCTTCTTACAATTTACACCCCGAGACCAGACGCCGATGGAATGGTGCTTTATGTCCCAGAGCCAGTACTACAGACTGTCGGACTGCTTATTCTGCATTTGATTTTAACTTGGTGGTTCTTATCCTTCGTGGATGGATGCAACCAATGCATCGTATCTGGTGCCTTGAGTTGGTATATCTTCTATTACGCAACTGCCAGTGACTGTTCGTTGTGTTTCCCAACAGTTAAACCTTTTGTACACACATTGAGGAGCTCGCTGGGTTCGATAACTCTTGGCTCCATTATTGAGCCGATCACTCGCTTGCCACGCCTCGTTCTGTCTTCTTTATCAAGCGTGGCGAAACCAGCCCAGGTTCGTCCTGCTGGACTCACTTTGGAATACTTGTCGCAGTTGTCCTACATTCGAATTGGAATGTACGGCGAAAAATTCCTGCAGTCCGGTAAAGTTGGATTTACCGTTCTGCATTCGATTGCCCCGCAGTTAATCCCACTTTTGAGAAAGAACAGATTCTGTCTCTACCTTGGAAAAGTTGCTGCTGGGATCCTCACCGCAGTTGGAGCAATCTCGCTGATGTACTTCTACCTTGAAGTACAAATAACCGAGAATTATGGCGAAGTCGTTACTTTGATTGTGCCAGCGTGTGTCCTGGCCTATACAGTTACTTCGTgctttttcaacttttacaaCACCGCCGCTGAAACCATGTTCATGTCTTATTGCCACGATCGGCAGATTAACGACAACTTTCTCCGACAGCATTACATCAGTGATCGGTTTGAGAAATTCATTCAAAAACACGAGCGATATTTCGCTAAAAACGACGACGACAAAAACAACGAAAACAACGAACGCCTCTTCGTCCCAGTCCACAATATCGAAACTACATCAGTTCACGATATCGAAACCACAGTCCTTGATATCGAAACCCCAAAGAAGTTGAAGCGCCCACGTGCGGCGAAAGGAAAACGCACGAAAAACGATGGCACCAAGTCCGTCAGTCCAACTGTACCGTATACAATGGACGACTTAAGTTTGGACGAAGTTTCCATACCAACCATCGATTCGTTTGACTTCTTGTTAGACCAAGTAAAGTTTGAACGGGAGATGTCGCCATTAAGAATGCGTTTGGACATGACCCCAGCAGACGAGGACCCTTCTCGTCCGGTCACGCCCTTACCCCCTATTAACAAACCAAAACAACCATACGAGCCGGTGCTAGTTCCAg GCCAAATATTGGAGGAACCAAGCCCACCGTCTAAACCCCGGTTTAAGAAATTGACAAAGAAATCAACAGACAGCAGGGCAACACCGACTGCTTCTCTCGAGAGACCAGTTGCTCCTCAAGACTTAATGAAGTATCTTCCCCGAAGTCCTCTGTATGACAGTCCTCCGAGACCAAAAACTGGATACCCGCGGGCTCGACCAGC GGTTCAATCTGTGGACGAAATTCTTCACTACCGAGATAATCACAGTTCCTCCTCAAACGAGTCGGAAATGAACTGCTCAACTCGCTTCATTGATACCAGAACAGTAACACCTGGGATGTACAAGAATCGACGTAAAAATCTTGACCACCAC